The following coding sequences lie in one Flexivirga oryzae genomic window:
- the panC gene encoding pantoate--beta-alanine ligase yields MTSQPVVAHTREDLLPARKALDGSVAVVMTMGALHEGHAELIRTARKSADHVVVTIFLNPLQFAVGEDLSRYPQTFDDDLAICAREDVSVVFAPTPDVVYPQGEPGVRVSAGPLGEVLEGASRPGHFDGVLTVVAKLLHLVQPDFAFFGQKDAQQLLLIRRMVRDLDFPVEVIAVPTVRETDGLALSSRNTYLSAADREVALSLSRALQAGADQSVAGPAAVRRAAREVLVREPLALVDYLVLVHPDSLEQVPEWYRGPALLAVAAKVGTTRLIDNLPLEIGPAHEV; encoded by the coding sequence ATGACGTCACAACCGGTGGTCGCTCACACGCGCGAAGATCTGCTCCCCGCACGCAAGGCACTGGACGGCAGTGTCGCCGTCGTGATGACGATGGGTGCGCTCCACGAGGGGCATGCCGAGCTGATCCGGACCGCAAGGAAATCCGCCGATCACGTGGTGGTCACGATCTTCCTCAACCCGTTACAGTTCGCGGTCGGGGAGGACCTGTCGCGCTACCCGCAGACCTTCGACGACGACCTGGCGATCTGCGCACGCGAAGACGTGTCGGTCGTGTTCGCACCCACCCCGGACGTCGTCTACCCGCAGGGTGAACCCGGTGTCCGGGTGTCGGCCGGGCCGCTGGGCGAGGTGCTCGAAGGTGCCTCTCGCCCAGGGCATTTCGACGGTGTACTGACCGTGGTCGCCAAGCTGTTGCACCTGGTCCAGCCGGACTTCGCGTTCTTCGGGCAGAAGGACGCCCAGCAGCTGCTGCTGATCCGGCGGATGGTGCGCGACCTGGACTTCCCGGTCGAGGTCATCGCCGTGCCCACCGTCCGCGAAACCGACGGCCTCGCGCTCAGCAGCCGCAACACCTACCTCAGCGCCGCGGATCGTGAAGTGGCACTGAGTCTTTCGCGGGCCCTGCAGGCCGGCGCCGACCAGTCTGTCGCTGGTCCCGCGGCGGTGCGTCGTGCCGCCCGTGAGGTGCTGGTCCGCGAGCCGCTGGCGCTGGTCGACTATCTGGTGCTGGTGCATCCGGACTCACTCGAGCAGGTGCCGGAGTGGTACCGCGGCCCCGCGTTGCTCGCGGTCGCCGCCAAGGTGGGCACGACCCGGCTGATCGACAACCTGCCGCTGGAGATCGGCCCAGCCCACGAGGTGTGA